GGGGGTCCCCCGTTGTCTCACCACCAcacgcccacccccccccgcggggCCAGTTCCCGGTGGGGGCGGAACCTTCTTACCCCGGAACGAATCTTCGGGGGGAGCGCGTTGGCGCCTCTCCCAGGGCACTTCCGGCGACGCTGCTCCTCGCCCCCATGAGGGTCCGGCTGGAAACCGTGTCCCACCCGGAACCGTACGCCGCGGGCTCCGGTGCCAACCCGGAACACGGGGAAGCGTCGGACCGAGACAAGATGGCGTCCCCCGCCCGCGGGAGCCACGTGTGGGTGGGGGCCGAGACCGGCGCGCTCAAAGGTGCGAGGATGGCCCTTAGGGGGATGGTTTGTACCTGggggggcttttggggggggggggggggctgtgtctGGGGGTACACTGTGACCgtgaggggccctgggggctgtggctgaGGGGGTCCctgtggccggggggggggcaccgaGGGCTATGTCTGtgcctggggggggtccctgtggcctTGGGGGGGGTCCttgtgtcgggggggggggggtctctcgTAGCTGGCGGTTCGCCGGGGGCGGGGTCTTTTGTGGTCTGGGGGCGTCCTGGGTGTCCTTGTGGCCTGGAGTGGCTTCTTGGGGGGAAGGGGAGttgtgcccgggggggggggggcggcggagccTTTTCCTGGGGGGGTAATTGAGGGGGTTCTCTGGGGGCGTCGGGGCGCCCCCCCCCAGGtaatattccccccccccaggggtgaACCTGAAGAAGAAGCAGGCGACGAACTACGCGAGCAGCTCGGGGCTGAGCCGGGGGGACGGCGTCTGCGCCATGTGCTGGGGGGACCCCAGCGAGAGCGAGGTGAggcctgggggggtcccgggggggtggggaagcaggGGCCCCCCCTGACGCcactgtgccccccccccagatccTGGTGGGCTGCCTCGATCGCTCCGTCAAGCTCTTCAGCGCCGAGAAGAGGAAATTCACAGAgtcccggctctgccccggggggGACGGGCCCTTCTGCGGCCTGGCCGTGAGTGGCAGGTAccggggaggggccgggggggggacactccgcgggggggggtccccaaaatCTGCCCTTCACCACCCAACAGCGTATGCCGCCCTTTCCCCCCCAGCGCCATCATTACCTGTGTCGAGTCGGGGCTCATCAAGGTCTGGTGTGACGATGAGACGGAGAACGTGAGTGGTtttgggtgcggggggggggatgtctcGCCGTTGGGGTGCCCCCCGACCCCGGTGACCCCCCCGCGGTGTCCCGCaggcgcagctggagctggcggcgggcgcggggTTGTGCCGGATGCGCCAGGACCCGACGCGGCCGCAGCGGCTCGGCACCGGTGGGAAGGAGAACGGCCTCAAGGTCTGGGACCTGCAGCGCCCGCAGGAGCCCGTTTTCCGCGCCAAGAATGTGAGTGAGGcccgtgtcccctcccccccccaccgcagtgtccccaagtgtcccccgacgcccctcacccccccccccgacccccgacCCCAGGTGAGGAACGACTGGCTCGACCTCCGTGTCCCCATCTGGGACCGCGACCTCCAGTTCCTGCCCGGCTCCGAGAAGATCGTCACCTGCACGGCCCATCACCAGGTGGGGGGGACGTTGGGGACACagcggggggggggcccgggggtgTCGCTGGGTccggtgtcaccccccccccgctGTGTCCCCAGGTGCGGCTCTACGACCCCAGCTCACCCCAGCGGCGCCCGGTGCTGGAGACGACGTTCGGGGAGGCCCCGCTCACCGCCCTCGCCGTCGTGCCCGGGGGGACGTGAGTGGGGGCTGGTGGCGCTGGGGGGGCCCTTGggggggggttgcgggggggCTATAGGGTGACACAGGCAGCTGGGGGGCTACAGGGTCACCCGGGGGGCTACAAAATGCCCCAAGGGGGGGGCTGTAGGGTGACcaagggggttggggggcagcctGGGGGTGCTTCTGGGTGACCTGGGGGGGCTACGCGACGCTCCCAGGGGGCTACAGGGTGACCTGGGGGGCTGAGATgtgccccggggggggctgtTGGGTGACCTGGTGGGGTACGGGGTGACCCAGGGGGCCTGGGGgtgacctggggggggggggggggggctgaggggcacCCTGggttgggttggggggggggggggggtgacccAAAGGGCCTGGGGGGGTCCCCTGGGGGTCTCCAAGGTGACttgagaggggctgtggggtgaccCAGGTGGGGTTTGGGGGCACCTTGGGGTTGGGGGTGGCTTGTGGGGGTACAGGgtgatctgggggggggggggggggggggggggcaggcgtcCCGCTGGCTCGCCCCAGCCCTGAccgcgtgtgtcccccccccagctcggTGGTGGTGGGCAGCGCCCGGGGGGACGTGGCCGTCATTGACCTGCGCCAAGGTGAGGGGCCGGTGTCCCGGGGGtcagggggggagggaggggatgaagctgtgcgacccccccccccccccccccccaccaaaaaaaaaaccccaggcagtgccgccggcccccccccgacctgcctgtgcccccccagGGCGGGTGCTGAAGTGCCTGAAGGGCTTCgcgggggggggtgcgggggctgcAGTGTCACCCCACCCTCCCCCTCGTCGCCTCCTGCGGCCTCGACCGATTCCTCCGCGTCCACCACCTGGGGGACAAGCGCCTGCGCCACAAggtcagacccccccccccagaccctccccccccccaaaaacccctttAGACCCCCCTAAACACCACGGGATTCCACCCAAACCCCCTTGaggtcccccccaaaccccctgaGACCTCACAGACCCCCCCGGGCCCCTCCACAAACTAACCCTTTGTGTCCCCCCCAAACACCTTGAGCCCCCCCAGATACCTCGAGACACCCCCAATCCCCTCAACCCCCCCCTCAATCCCCCTGAGACCCCCAAAGCCCTCGATAATCCCTAAGACCCCCCCTAAACCCCCTCGAGaccccccccgaacccccccaaacctctcaagctgcccttccaaacccatgGAGATGCCCCCAAACCCTCTGAGACCCCCCCAACCCCTGAAGATGCCCCTAAACCCCCTTGAGATCCAGCTGCCACCCCCCCCAACCACACTGACCCCCCCCAAATGTTCTCcagaccccccccaaaacccctcaaaCTCCTCAAGACCACCCCCAAAGCccctgagacaccccccccccaacgtGAGAGCCTGGCCAAACCCCTCTGAGACCCCCCCCAAACTGACCcttcgtgtcccccccccaggtcTACCTGAAGTCCCGCCTGACCTGTCTCCTGCTGAGCACCCAGCGGGACTGGGaggtgagacccccccccaaGACTGGGGCTTTTTTGGGCAGAGGGGTCCCCCCTCCTGCTCCGCCCCCCCCTCAACCCCGCCATTTACccccccaggcagaggaggagccgcccccccccgcccgaggtgaaggaagaggaggggggacgCGCTGTGGGACGCCCTGGAGACCGTCCCCACCCCCGGCCAAACGGGGCAAAAAACGGAAGATTTTGGGGCcatgagggggcggggggtggttggggggtgtcccgtccccccccgccgccccccgagcacCCGTCCCCTTCCCCCGCTGTTTATAATgcacaaaatgaggaaaaaaatcccaggattTTTCACACCCTGGACCATAAAATGTCGCTTTTGAGGTGGGGGCTGGGTGGGACCGTGGTCACTGAGGGTGTCAGAAAGGGGGTGGGTGCCTGACCCTTGACCCCTGACCCCAACCGTGACCCCAACCCTTGGCCCCTGAACCCCAAACTTGAGCCCGACCGACCCATTGGTCCCGCCCACTCCCGCTTCGGCTGTTTCCGGCCCCCCTCGGAAACGTTCGGGCCACCCCTCAGCCCCGCCCACTCTCCTTCGGGTATTTCCGGCAGCCCTCGGCTcgccccgcccctcgccgccCCTCGGGTGTTTCCGGCAGCGCTCGGCTATTTCCGCCCCTCCCCTATAGAGCCGCTCTCCACGCTCCATTCCCCTCATTACCACCCCACACACCCCTAGTTAACGCTAATTAACCCCCTCCCTCTAACGAGGGCTCATTAACCACCACCCCCAGCTGCTCGCGGACCCACCGACATCATCCTCAACCCCCCCAAGGGCCAGTTTCAGCCCCGACCCCTTCAAACTCCCCCGaatcccccacccccaaaagccCCTGAAAAGCCCAAAAACACCACTCaaaaagcctcaaaaccagcaaaatggCCCCAATTTTGTTGCTGTTCACAGAAGCTGGGGGAGGGGTCTCAGGAGTTGGCGTTGGGGCCCTTCTTCTTGCCGAAGGTGGGGACGACGTTGACGAAGCGGCGGTTGTACTGCATGCGCCGCTTGGCTCGCCccgtcttcttcttcttcttctcctgctTGGCCACCTgcgaggagaggggaaagggggggaagtcAAGGGGGGATCCCCAAAACCTGAGGGGTTCCCTGAAGCTGGGGGGTGGTCCCTAAAATCAGGGGGAACCCCCCCAGACACTCACCTTGGGGGTCTGGCCCCTCACTTTGCCAGCGCGGGCGAGGGAACCGTGGACTTTCCctggggggaaggaaaaatggGGCGTTAGGGGGTGCAGTTGGCTCGTTAAGCTAATGAGCGCCCTGATAATTAgctgctccccccaaaaaacatacCCCCCAGGAGGCGGGTGGAGAGCTCCAGGGTGGCAAATTCGGGGAGGGGGCTCTGTCCCAGCACGGTGTCATCGTCCAGGGGGGTCCCACCAAAGCTCAGCACTTGGTCCTCCGGGGGGACGCCTGCCAGCGCCGCCACCTGCGCCTGGGGGGGGGAAACAAGGACATGGGGAGGGGGCCAGTCACCCCAAAAAGGGTCTTATTTCAAGGGGGGGACACCCCAACTTCCCCCCAGGGCTCACCTTGATTTGGGCGATGGTCTCGGCGCCGGAGACCTCAATGGTGTGGAGGGACTGGGCACGGATGAAGAGCTGCATGgtgacctggggggggggacggaatTTGGTTTAGGGGtgaccccctcaaaaaaaaaaagggggacccTTAGGAAAAAGAGGGGATGCCCGAGAAAAGGGGGACAATGAAAGTGCTGTTCCTGTTGCCCATCCCCAGGTCAAAAAACACCCCAGAGTGCAGCACTGGGGGGGTCTCCTCCTGCCCATCCCtctgccggggggggcggggttGAGAgtgttttggggggttggggtgttttttgggggACTGAGGGGTttcagggcggggggggggatgttttgGGGGCTGGGGCGTGTTCCCTTCAACTACTCCCCACCCAAAGGGACTTTGGCACCTGGCAAAGGGCCTTGGGGACAAAGGGCTATGACaccgggtgggggggggagggtgtgtgcgtgtgtgtgtgacaccagGGGGTGACACCGGGGCGGGGGAATGCCCCAGCAGTGATGCTGGCAGCACCCTCTCGTGCCCCCCTGTTTCTTGAGCCCCCCCTTGGCCTCTCTCGTCCCCTTTGGGTCCCCCCACAGCCTCCCATAACTCCCCCCAGCTTCTCCCAAGGCCTCCCAGCACACGGCAGTCCCCCCaagcccaccctgcagcccctccaAGGCCCCACAGCCCCCTAATAACCCCCCAAGGCCTCACAGACCTCCCCCACAACCTCCGCCCGCCCCGTAAGCCCTCACAgccacccccacagccccccagtaACCCTCCAGCCTCCTCCGAGGCTTGTTAGGGCGCATCCCCGCATCCCAGGGGCGCCCGAAGGCCTCACGGCCGCCCTTAGCCCCCCCCCAAAGCCTCACAGCCGCCCTCAGGGCCCCCTCAAGGCCTCCCAGacccctcccccccaacctctaCCCACCCCCTAAGCTCCCACAGCCCTCCAATAACCCTCCCGCCTCCTCCAAGGCTTCCCAGGGCGTCACCCCGCACCTCAGGGGCCCCCGAAAGCCTCACAGCCACCCACAGGGTCCCCCCAAGGCCTCGCAGCCGCACTCGGGGCCCCCCCAAGGCCTCGCGGACACCCCCTCACgacccccaccgccccccaagCCCTCGCAGCCTCTCCTCAGCCCCCCAATAACCCTCCAAGCGCCCCTAAAGCCCCTCAGGCCCGGCCCACGGCCGCAGCCCCACCTCACCGTCTCCTCAGCCGCCGGCAGCGCGCAGCAGAAAGGGCGACTCCGCGCACGCGCCAGGGCCTCGACGGCGGCGGCGTGCTTACGTCacgcgtgcgtgcgtgcgtgcgtgcgtgcggcGTGAAGGAGGGGGGCGCTGCCAAGATGGCGGCGATGGCGGCGCTgggcggcggctgcgggcgctGGGCCGGGcggtggggtgcagggggtgcaGGTAGGGGGTCGGGGAGAGGGCACGACGAGGGGGCGTCCATGAAGGGGGAGGGATCtggaggggctgctgggggggacagggaggatttggggggctgtcggggggggggtgtggggctgaggAGGGGCAGTCCCTGAGGGGAGATATTGGGGGGGGCTGTGGAGACGGAGGGTGGGGGGggcccggggaggtggggggacccAGGGAGGGGTTGAGGGGggctcctggggagggggaattgggggggacccccagggatgggCGATGCGGGGGGGGCTCCAAGGGGGGGATTGGGTGTGACCCCGGGGAGGGGcgattggggtggggggggggcttttGGGGGGGCTTTGAGGGGCATTTGGGGTGACCCCGGGGAGATGGAgaggaactgggggggggggctgctgggcagagggagCGGAAGGTGCCGAGGGGGGGGAACGGGGAGGTGAGGGGGTggtttctgggggggggggggtgagatTTGGGGGGACCCCCAGGGAGAGGCGACTGGGGGGGcttctggggagagggagggggaattGGGGGGTCCCTGCTAAGGTGTGGGGGTACACCCTGctgacccccccccaccctttcCAGAGCCATCCGGgagccccccccccatccccccccagccccgctgaggCGCCCCCCGACCCGCACCCCCCCCAGCTGGAGGAGTCGACGGCCGACTACGCCTTTGTGGAGcggctgctgccccccacccgcatccccgacccccccccgcccaccccacCTACCCCACCCCCTCGGGCTGGAGCCCCCCAAAAGGTCAGTTTGGGAGGGGGGGCAACAC
The genomic region above belongs to Rissa tridactyla isolate bRisTri1 chromosome 29, bRisTri1.patW.cur.20221130, whole genome shotgun sequence and contains:
- the FAU gene encoding FAU ubiquitin-like and ribosomal protein S30 isoform X4, yielding MQLFIRAQSLHTIEVSGAETIAQIKAQVAALAGVPPEDQVLSFGGTPLDDDTVLGQSPLPEFATLELSTRLLGGKVHGSLARAGKVRGQTPKVAKQEKKKKKTGRAKRRMQYNRRFVNVVPTFGKKKGPNANS
- the WDR74 gene encoding LOW QUALITY PROTEIN: WD repeat-containing protein 74 (The sequence of the model RefSeq protein was modified relative to this genomic sequence to represent the inferred CDS: deleted 1 base in 1 codon), yielding MRVRLETVSHPEPYAAGSGANPEHGEASDRDKMASPARGSHVWVGAETGALKGVNLKKKQATNYASSSGLSRGDGVCAMCWGDPSESEILVGCLDRSVKLFSAEKRKFTESRLCPGGDGPFCGLAVSGSAIITCVESGLIKVWCDDETENAQLELAAGAGLCRMRQDPTRPQRLGTGGKENGLKVWDLQRPQEPVFRAKNVRNDWLDLRVPIWDRDLQFLPGSEKIVTCTAHHQVRLYDPSSPQRRPVLETTFGEAPLTALAVVPGGTSVVVGSARGDVAVIDLRQGRVLKCLKGFAGGVRGLQCHPTLPLVASCGLDRFLRVHHLGDKRLRHKVYLKSRLTCLLLSTQRDWEAEEEPPPPARGEGRGGGTRCGTPWRPSPPPAKRGKKRKILGP